The DNA region GCAGGATCGTGCGACGCGGGGTGCCGAAGGTCCGGGCGACCTCGGACATCTCCGCACTGACCACTGTGCGCAGGAGTGCCTCGTCGCCGAGGATCGCCTCGAGCTCGGTGATCCCCTCGCGCAGCTCGTCGGCTTCCTTCTCGAGCTCGATCCGGGAGAACTTCGTGAGCCGGCGCAGCCGCAGCTCCAGGATGTACTCGGACTGTGCCTGCGACAGGTCGAACACGCTCATCAGTCGGTCACGAGCGACGTCGGCGGTGTCCGACGCCCGGATGACCTGGATGACCTCGTCGATGTCGAGGATGGCGACCAGCAGCCCCTCGACCAGGTGCAGGCGTTCGCGGCGCTTGGCCAGTCGGTAGGCCGAACGGCGGCGTACGACGGTGAGCCGGTGCTCGACCCACACCTCGAGCATCTCGCGCAGGCCGAGGGTGCGCGGCTGCCCGTCGACGAGGGCGACGTTGTTGATGCCGAAGGAGTCCTCCATCGGCGTGTGGCGGTACAGCTGCTCGAGGACCGCATCGGGGTTGAAGCCGGTCTTGACCTCGATGACCAGCCGGAGGCCGTGCTGCCGGTCGGTGAGATCGGTGACCGCGGTGATGCCGGACAGCTTCTTCGCCTGCACCCCCTCCTTGATCTTCTCGATCACCTTCTCCGGGCCGACGAGGTAGGGCAGCTCGGTCACGACGATGCCCTTGCGCTTCGCGGTGACGTTCTCGACCCGGGCGGTCGCTCGCGTGCGGAACGTCCCACGGCCCGTGCGGTACGCGTCCCGCACGCCGTCCAGGCCGACGATCTTGCCGCCGGTCGGCAGGTCGGGGCCGGGCACGAACCGCATCAGGTCCTCGAGCGACGCGTGCGGGTGCGCGACGAGGTACCGGGCCGCCGCGACGACCTCCACCAGGTTGTGCGGTGCCATGTTCGTCGCCATGCCGACGGCGATCCCCGACGCTCCGTTGACCAGCAGGTTCGGGATCGCGGCCGGCAGGACCTCCGGCTGGACGAGCTTGTTGTCGTAGTTCGGCACGAAGTCCACGACGTCCTCGTCGAGCCCGGTGACCATCGCCATCGCCGGCGCCGCCAGGCGCGCCTCGGTGTACCGCGGTGCTGCCGGGCCGTCGTCGAGCGAGCCGAAGTTGCCGTGCCCGTCGACCAGCGGGAGCCGCAACGAGAACGGCTGCGCCATCCGGACGAGGGCGTCGTAGATGGCTGTGTCCCCGTGCGGGTGGAGCTTGCCCATCACCTCGCCGACGACGCGCGCCGACTTCACGTGCGCGCGGTCCGGGCGCAGGCCCATGTCCGCCATCTGGTAGAGGATCCGCCGCTGGACCGGCTTCAGGCCGTCACGGGCGTCCGGCAGCGCGCGGGCGTAGATGACCGAGTAGGCGTACTCGAGGAAGGAGCCCTCCATCTCCGCCGCGACGTCGATGTCGACGATCCTCTCCTCGACGGGACCATCGAGCGGCGCGTCGGACGGACCAGTGTGGCGGCGAGCCATCGGTTCGGGTGCTCCTCGGGTCACGGGGTCACGGGGTTGCGGACTGCCTGTCCATTGTCGCCGCTGCTCGACGCGGGCCGTCGCTGCGACGCGCCCGTCCGCCGCGGCCCGGTGGAAACGGCAGTGCCCGGCCCGGAGCCAACTAGCCTGGTCCGGTGGCAGGTACGAAGGACGACGGCGAGGCGCCGGGCAGTGCGCCGGACGGAGCGGGCCACGACGCCGGTTACCCCACCCACTGGGAGGCCGACGTCGTGCTGCGCGACGGCGGCACCGCCCATGTCCGCCCGATCCGCGCTGACGACGCCGACGCGTTGCAGGCCTTCCACGTCGGCCAGTCCGAACGCTCGACCTACTTCCGCTTCTTCGCGCCGCTGTCGCGCCTGCCCGAGCGCGACCTGGCGCGGT from Cellulomonas sp. KRMCY2 includes:
- a CDS encoding DNA topoisomerase (ATP-hydrolyzing) subunit A; amino-acid sequence: MARRHTGPSDAPLDGPVEERIVDIDVAAEMEGSFLEYAYSVIYARALPDARDGLKPVQRRILYQMADMGLRPDRAHVKSARVVGEVMGKLHPHGDTAIYDALVRMAQPFSLRLPLVDGHGNFGSLDDGPAAPRYTEARLAAPAMAMVTGLDEDVVDFVPNYDNKLVQPEVLPAAIPNLLVNGASGIAVGMATNMAPHNLVEVVAAARYLVAHPHASLEDLMRFVPGPDLPTGGKIVGLDGVRDAYRTGRGTFRTRATARVENVTAKRKGIVVTELPYLVGPEKVIEKIKEGVQAKKLSGITAVTDLTDRQHGLRLVIEVKTGFNPDAVLEQLYRHTPMEDSFGINNVALVDGQPRTLGLREMLEVWVEHRLTVVRRRSAYRLAKRRERLHLVEGLLVAILDIDEVIQVIRASDTADVARDRLMSVFDLSQAQSEYILELRLRRLTKFSRIELEKEADELREGITELEAILGDEALLRTVVSAEMSEVARTFGTPRRTILLESAGGTGIVGAVPPPRTAATPLEIVDSPCWVLLSGTGLLARTADADAPQRSGRRSSHDVVTSAVATSTRGEVGVVTSRGRVLRLPVLDLPGMPPTDGPPSLSGGVPLREILELAGGERVLALLDLAPDAPTLALGTAAGVVKRVAGESAPTRAAWDVISLKDGDEVVGATPVAEDDELVFITSDAQLLHFSASAVRPQGRAAGGMAGVKLADGQRAVFFGAVARGDGADGADGVEPVVVTVAGASDALPGTEPGSAKVTPFEAYPAKGRATGGVRAQRFLRGEDTVILAWVGPAPARATGSAGQAVGLPAVDTRRDASGTPLAAPVVAIG